In the genome of Desulfovibrio sp. Huiquan2017, the window GTGTCCGCGCCGAGGATCGTCGCGCCCCTGAATCGCGTAGCCACGTCCAGAGTCTTGAGTTCAGCCATGCGCAGGACGTAGGCGGCGGGCGTCTCTCCCGCTTCGGGCGCAGGCTCTTCAAGCCGGCTCGGGTGCACGTCGAAGGTCAGCCCGAGGTCTGACAACAGTTCGCGCCGACGGGGTGAGCCCGAGGCCAGGACGATGGGGGAGCGGTTGCGGAAAGGACCGTTTTTTATCATGCCCGAAATGTTCCCCATATCCCGATCCGCGTCAACGACGGACTCTTGACGGCTTGGCCGCCTTTGCACTGATTTGACCGTTCACGAACCGACAGTATCCACAGCTTTTGTCGTCATTCCCAGTAATTGCATCCATGGCAGGATTCTTGCTGCATATCGTGCGCGCGAAAACGCAGGAGCGACAATGCAGGAAACGGATACGAAAAGCGGACTGGGATTCACCTCGTTTCACCAGATGGAAGGATCGGACCCGAGCCGGGGCGCCAACGACTGGGCCGTGCCCTGGGCCGACCTGATGATGGTCATGTTCGTGCTCTTCGTGGTGCTGTTCATCTACGCGAGCAACCGCCAGGATGTGAAGGTCCTGTTCAGCAAGCAGTCCGCCGAAAATGCACAGTCCGCCAGCGCGTTGGATCCGCTTATCGGACTCATCGGACAGATCGCCAGCCGGGCCGGGGCCGACGGGTCCCAGGACGTGGTCCGCGTGCCCGAGAATGAAGTCCTGTACCGCTCCCGGACCAATGGCATCACCGTAATCCGTGAGGCTGCGGGTCGGGTGCGCGTGACCTTGCGCGGCGATCTTTTTTTCGACGGGAACTCCGGGCAGCTTAAGCCCGAATCCGCCGCCTACCTTGACGAAATCGGGGATGTGGTCCGGCTGAGCGTGGGGTTGGTCCACGTTATCGGATTTGCGGATCAGAGCGAGGCCGAGGGGGCGCAGAGCTTTA includes:
- a CDS encoding OmpA family protein; translated protein: MQETDTKSGLGFTSFHQMEGSDPSRGANDWAVPWADLMMVMFVLFVVLFIYASNRQDVKVLFSKQSAENAQSASALDPLIGLIGQIASRAGADGSQDVVRVPENEVLYRSRTNGITVIREAAGRVRVTLRGDLFFDGNSGQLKPESAAYLDEIGDVVRLSVGLVHVIGFADQSEAEGAQSFILSSERAANVADQLINRLHIDPKRLVVTGRGAYQPELPDTSVANQTLNRRVEIVISNNS